The Shewanella sp. NFH-SH190041 genome has a window encoding:
- the eno gene encoding phosphopyruvate hydratase, protein MAKIINVIGREILDSRGNPTVEAEVHLEGGFIGMAAAPSGASTGSREALELRDGDKSRYMGKGVLTAVANVNGVIRDALLGKDATAQAALDQIMIDLDGTENKDKLGANAILAVSLAAAKAAAAFKGMPLYAHIAELNGTPGKYSMPVPMMNILNGGEHADNNVDIQEFMIQPVGAKSFREALRMGAEVFHNLKKVLHAKGMSTSVGDEGGFAPNLASNADALAVIKEAVEAAGYTLGTDITLALDCAASEFYKNGQYDLAGEGKVFTANEFSDFLKSLTEQYPIVSIEDGLDESDWDGWAYQTQILGDKIQLVGDDLFVTNTKILTRGIENKIANSILIKFNQIGSLTETLAAIRMAKEAGYTAVISHRSGETEDATIADLAVGTAAGQIKTGSLCRSDRVAKYNQLLRIEDQLGDKAAFNGLSEIKGQ, encoded by the coding sequence ATGGCTAAAATCATTAATGTAATTGGTCGTGAGATCTTAGACTCCCGTGGTAACCCAACTGTAGAAGCAGAAGTGCATCTGGAAGGCGGTTTTATTGGTATGGCTGCTGCGCCATCTGGTGCCTCTACTGGTAGCCGTGAAGCACTGGAACTGCGTGACGGTGATAAATCTCGCTACATGGGTAAAGGTGTCCTGACTGCCGTTGCCAATGTAAACGGTGTTATCCGAGATGCGCTGCTGGGTAAAGATGCCACTGCTCAAGCCGCCCTGGATCAAATTATGATTGATCTGGATGGCACCGAAAACAAAGACAAGCTAGGTGCTAACGCTATTTTGGCTGTGTCTCTGGCCGCTGCTAAAGCCGCTGCTGCCTTTAAAGGTATGCCACTGTATGCCCATATCGCCGAGCTGAATGGCACTCCTGGCAAATACAGCATGCCAGTTCCTATGATGAATATTCTGAACGGTGGTGAGCACGCCGATAACAATGTGGATATTCAAGAGTTTATGATTCAGCCTGTGGGCGCTAAATCTTTCCGCGAAGCACTGCGTATGGGCGCTGAAGTGTTCCATAACCTGAAAAAAGTACTGCATGCCAAAGGTATGAGCACCTCTGTTGGTGATGAAGGTGGTTTTGCCCCTAACTTGGCATCCAATGCTGATGCACTGGCTGTGATTAAAGAAGCTGTTGAAGCTGCAGGTTATACACTGGGCACTGATATCACATTGGCACTGGATTGTGCGGCATCTGAATTCTACAAAAATGGTCAATACGATCTGGCTGGTGAAGGCAAGGTCTTTACTGCTAACGAATTTTCTGACTTCCTGAAGTCACTGACTGAGCAGTATCCAATTGTTTCTATTGAAGATGGCCTGGATGAATCTGATTGGGACGGTTGGGCTTACCAGACTCAAATTCTGGGAGATAAGATCCAGTTGGTCGGTGACGATCTGTTTGTGACCAATACTAAGATCCTGACCCGTGGTATTGAGAATAAGATTGCTAACTCTATTTTGATTAAGTTCAACCAGATTGGTTCTCTGACTGAAACACTGGCTGCTATTCGCATGGCGAAAGAAGCCGGTTACACCGCTGTTATTTCACACCGCAGTGGCGAAACTGAAGATGCAACTATTGCCGATCTGGCTGTAGGTACTGCTGCAGGCCAAATCAAAACAGGTTCTCTGTGCCGCAGTGACCGTGTTGCCAAGTATAACCAACTGCTGCGTATCGAAGATCAGCTGGGTGACAAGGCTGCATTTAACGGTTTGAGTGAAATTAAAGGCCAGTAA
- a CDS encoding CTP synthase, with translation MTTRYIFVTGGVVSSLGKGIAAASLAAILEARGLNVTIMKLDPYINVDPGTMSPIQHGEVFVTEDGAETDLDLGHYERFIRTKMNRRNNFTTGRIYEEVLRKERRGDYLGATIQVIPHITNAIKEKVLEGGQGHDVCIVEIGGTVGDIESLPFLESIRQLGVELGRDRSMYMHLTLVPFIGPAQEVKTKPTQHSVKELRSIGIAPDILVCRGDRAIPATERAKISLFCNVEERAVISLRDVDSIYKIPALLRSQGLDELVVKRFGLSCQEADLSEWENVIYQEANPNGEVTIGMVGKYIELPDAYKSVNEALKHAGLKNRVSVTIKYIDSQTVEAKGDEVLAGLDGILVPGGFGERGVEGKILAAHFARENKIPYLGICLGMQVALIEFARHVAGLAGANSTEFDKNSPHPVVGLITEWIDKEGQVEQRDEASDLGGTMRLGAQLCHLVEGTKARAAYGAETCVERHRHRYEVNNNYIERLEKAGLVFSGRSSDFKLVEMIELPNHPWFVAGQFHPEFTSTPRDGHPLFEGFVAAAAQHQKGDVE, from the coding sequence ATGACTACTAGGTATATCTTTGTTACCGGCGGCGTGGTTTCGTCGTTGGGTAAAGGCATTGCAGCGGCTTCTTTGGCTGCGATTCTGGAGGCGCGTGGCCTCAATGTGACTATCATGAAGCTGGATCCTTATATCAACGTTGATCCGGGCACCATGAGCCCAATCCAGCACGGGGAAGTATTTGTTACTGAGGACGGCGCAGAAACAGATCTGGACCTGGGGCACTATGAGCGTTTCATCCGTACCAAGATGAACCGTCGTAACAACTTCACCACCGGTCGTATTTACGAAGAAGTGCTGCGTAAAGAACGTCGCGGTGACTACCTGGGTGCAACCATCCAGGTGATCCCACATATCACCAACGCCATTAAAGAAAAAGTTCTGGAAGGCGGTCAGGGTCACGATGTATGTATCGTGGAAATTGGTGGTACTGTTGGTGATATCGAATCTCTGCCATTTTTGGAATCTATCCGTCAATTGGGCGTAGAGCTGGGCCGTGATCGTTCCATGTATATGCACCTGACACTGGTACCATTTATTGGTCCTGCTCAAGAAGTTAAGACCAAGCCGACTCAGCATTCTGTTAAAGAACTGCGCTCTATCGGTATTGCGCCTGATATTCTGGTTTGCCGCGGTGACCGTGCAATTCCAGCAACTGAACGTGCCAAGATCTCCCTGTTCTGTAACGTAGAAGAGCGTGCAGTTATCTCTCTGCGTGACGTTGACAGCATCTATAAGATCCCAGCCCTGCTGCGTTCTCAAGGTCTGGATGAGCTGGTGGTTAAGCGCTTTGGCTTGAGCTGTCAGGAAGCTGATCTGTCTGAATGGGAAAATGTAATTTATCAAGAAGCCAACCCTAATGGTGAAGTGACCATCGGTATGGTAGGTAAGTACATTGAACTACCTGATGCGTATAAGTCTGTTAACGAAGCGCTGAAGCATGCTGGTCTGAAGAACCGTGTTTCTGTGACCATCAAGTACATCGACTCCCAGACTGTTGAAGCTAAGGGTGATGAAGTGCTGGCTGGCTTGGACGGTATTTTGGTGCCAGGTGGATTCGGTGAGCGCGGTGTAGAAGGTAAGATCCTCGCTGCCCATTTTGCCCGTGAGAACAAGATCCCATATCTGGGTATCTGTCTGGGTATGCAGGTTGCGCTGATTGAATTTGCCCGCCATGTCGCCGGTCTGGCCGGAGCTAACTCCACTGAGTTTGATAAGAACTCACCACACCCAGTTGTGGGTCTGATCACTGAGTGGATCGACAAAGAAGGTCAGGTAGAGCAGCGCGATGAAGCATCTGATCTGGGTGGTACTATGCGTCTGGGTGCGCAACTGTGTCATCTGGTTGAAGGCACTAAAGCCCGTGCGGCTTATGGTGCAGAAACGTGTGTTGAGCGTCACCGTCACCGTTATGAAGTAAACAACAACTATATCGAGCGGTTAGAAAAAGCCGGTCTGGTATTCAGTGGCCGTTCTTCAGACTTTAAACTGGTCGAAATGATTGAACTGCCAAATCATCCTTGGTTTGTTGCCGGTCAGTTCCATCCGGAATTCACCTCAACGCCTCGGGATGGTCATCCTCTGTTTGAAGGGTTTGTTGCTGCAGCAGCCCAACATCAGAAAGGTGATGTAGAGTAA
- the mazG gene encoding nucleoside triphosphate pyrophosphohydrolase, protein MAQSALEQLLNIMSALRDPADGCPWDKAQDFHSIVPFTLEEAYEVADAIEREAWDELPGELGDLLFQVVFYCQLAKERGMFDFDEVTRRICRKLTERHPHVFSDMSLSSSDEVRVNWEQLKAGERAARQQFSVLDDIPRALPALTRAGKIQKRVAAVGFDWDNLNDVLAKVHEEIDEVMAEANAKERVTSRIEDEMGDLLFAVVNLSRHLGVEPEQALRRGNDKFSRRFSSVEQQARDSGREMTQHSLAELEVYWQQAKVAEQKN, encoded by the coding sequence ATGGCTCAATCTGCATTGGAGCAGCTGCTTAATATTATGTCGGCATTACGCGACCCTGCTGACGGCTGCCCTTGGGACAAGGCGCAGGATTTTCATTCCATTGTGCCCTTTACCCTAGAGGAAGCCTATGAAGTCGCCGATGCCATAGAGCGTGAAGCTTGGGATGAATTGCCCGGTGAGTTAGGGGATCTGCTATTTCAGGTGGTGTTTTACTGCCAGCTGGCCAAAGAGCGGGGCATGTTCGATTTTGATGAGGTTACCCGGCGGATCTGCCGCAAGTTGACTGAGCGTCATCCCCATGTATTCAGTGATATGAGTCTGTCTTCCAGTGATGAAGTGCGGGTTAACTGGGAACAACTTAAGGCTGGTGAACGAGCTGCGCGGCAGCAATTTAGTGTACTGGATGATATTCCCCGCGCCTTACCGGCATTGACCCGGGCAGGGAAAATTCAAAAGCGAGTTGCTGCGGTTGGGTTTGACTGGGACAACCTGAATGATGTGCTGGCTAAGGTACATGAAGAAATTGATGAGGTGATGGCCGAGGCGAATGCTAAAGAGCGAGTAACTTCGCGCATAGAAGATGAAATGGGCGATTTATTGTTTGCTGTGGTGAATCTGTCTCGTCATCTAGGGGTTGAGCCGGAGCAAGCGCTGCGGCGCGGCAATGATAAATTCAGTCGGCGTTTTTCCAGTGTGGAGCAACAGGCCCGTGATAGTGGTCGTGAGATGACACAGCACAGCCTGGCTGAGTTAGAAGTATACTGGCAACAGGCCAAAGTGGCTGAACAAAAAAATTAA
- the relA gene encoding GTP diphosphokinase has product MVSVREAHFNDPDFQLEKWVDRYVADADEATMLLALIRRIDTMVQAKHIDGRQMVARAREMVEILSPLNMDIETLQAAVLFEAQEAGLLDREQLEAQFGPSLGKLVDSVVTMNAISALKINNQSRTSEPQIDNIRRMLLAMVEDVRAVVIKLAERICLLRAVKNADEETRVLLAREISDIYAPLANRLGIGQLKWELEDISFRYLHPETYKDIARQLDGKRLDRETFIDDFVSQLQARLDEEHIRAKVYGRPKHIYSIWRKMKGKHLAFDELFDVRAVRIVTERLQDCYGALGVVHTMWHHIPREFDDYVANPKPNGYQSIHTVVVGPEGKTVEIQIRTQQMHEDAELGVAAHWKYKEGNHSGKQSGYEEKINWLRKILQWQEDVAESGNLVEEIRSQVFEDRVYVFTPSGEVVDLPQGSTVLDFAYYIHSQVGHKCIGAKVDGRIVPFTYQVETGERIEIITSKTPNPKRDWLNPNLGYIRSSRARSKIQHWFKQQDRDKNIVAGREMLEAELARSGLKLKDAQSAAERFNMTSMDDLLAGIGGGDVRLNQVVNHIQSRHRGEEPSVEDVVEDLVKKSQPKPERKNQDQVEVNGVGNLLSHIAQCCHPVPGDEIVGFITKGRGISVHRDDCEQIKELMRQHPERTVDVVWGENYSGGYRVRVRVTGNDRTGLLRDVTSVLASEKSHVMAMNSASDVKTQTATIDLELELYNSDGLSRILTKLSQVEGVADVHRH; this is encoded by the coding sequence ATGGTATCTGTCCGTGAAGCGCACTTTAATGATCCGGATTTTCAACTGGAAAAGTGGGTTGACCGTTATGTCGCCGATGCAGATGAGGCCACGATGTTGCTGGCACTGATCCGCCGGATAGATACCATGGTGCAGGCCAAGCATATTGATGGCCGACAGATGGTCGCCAGAGCGCGGGAGATGGTGGAAATTCTCTCGCCGCTGAATATGGATATTGAAACTCTGCAAGCCGCCGTACTGTTTGAAGCGCAGGAAGCGGGTTTGCTGGACCGTGAACAGTTGGAAGCGCAGTTCGGCCCGTCTTTGGGTAAGCTGGTGGACAGTGTGGTGACCATGAATGCCATCAGCGCGCTGAAAATCAATAACCAGTCGCGCACCAGTGAACCTCAGATAGATAATATCCGTCGCATGCTATTAGCGATGGTGGAAGATGTCCGGGCTGTGGTGATCAAGCTGGCGGAGCGTATTTGCCTGCTGCGAGCAGTAAAAAATGCTGATGAAGAGACCCGGGTATTATTGGCCCGGGAGATCAGTGATATTTATGCCCCGCTGGCGAACCGGCTGGGCATTGGCCAGCTCAAATGGGAGCTGGAGGATATCTCGTTTCGTTATCTGCACCCAGAAACCTACAAGGACATTGCCCGTCAGTTGGATGGCAAACGGTTGGATCGGGAAACCTTTATTGATGATTTTGTCAGTCAATTGCAGGCGCGGCTGGATGAAGAGCATATTCGCGCTAAGGTCTATGGTCGTCCCAAACATATTTATTCCATCTGGCGCAAAATGAAGGGCAAGCACCTGGCCTTTGATGAACTGTTTGATGTACGGGCCGTTCGGATTGTCACCGAGCGTTTGCAGGACTGTTATGGTGCATTAGGGGTGGTACATACCATGTGGCACCATATTCCCCGGGAATTTGATGATTATGTGGCTAACCCTAAGCCAAATGGTTATCAGTCAATTCATACCGTGGTAGTGGGCCCTGAAGGGAAAACCGTTGAAATCCAGATCCGTACCCAACAGATGCATGAAGATGCAGAGTTAGGGGTTGCTGCGCATTGGAAATATAAAGAGGGGAACCATAGCGGCAAACAAAGTGGCTACGAAGAGAAAATTAACTGGCTCCGCAAAATTCTGCAGTGGCAGGAAGATGTGGCTGAAAGTGGTAACTTGGTGGAAGAAATCCGTTCTCAAGTCTTTGAAGACCGGGTTTATGTCTTTACCCCAAGCGGTGAAGTGGTGGATCTGCCCCAGGGCTCAACCGTGTTGGATTTTGCCTATTACATTCACTCCCAAGTGGGGCACAAATGTATTGGTGCCAAGGTAGATGGCCGGATTGTGCCCTTTACCTACCAGGTTGAAACCGGTGAGCGAATTGAAATTATTACCTCGAAAACCCCTAATCCGAAACGGGACTGGCTCAACCCCAACCTGGGGTATATCCGCTCTTCCCGTGCCCGCTCTAAAATTCAGCACTGGTTTAAGCAGCAGGACAGAGACAAAAATATTGTCGCTGGTCGGGAGATGCTGGAAGCTGAGTTGGCCCGCAGTGGCTTGAAGCTGAAAGATGCGCAGAGCGCAGCCGAACGCTTCAATATGACCAGTATGGATGATCTGCTGGCGGGGATCGGCGGCGGTGATGTTCGGTTAAATCAGGTGGTTAACCATATCCAGAGTCGTCATCGCGGTGAGGAACCTAGTGTTGAGGATGTGGTTGAGGATCTGGTGAAAAAATCCCAGCCTAAACCCGAGCGGAAAAATCAGGATCAGGTTGAGGTCAATGGCGTGGGTAATTTGCTCAGCCATATTGCCCAGTGTTGCCACCCGGTTCCGGGTGATGAAATTGTCGGCTTTATCACCAAAGGCCGGGGGATTTCAGTGCACAGAGATGATTGTGAGCAGATAAAAGAGCTGATGCGTCAACATCCGGAACGTACCGTGGACGTGGTCTGGGGCGAAAATTATTCCGGCGGCTATCGGGTTCGGGTGCGGGTGACCGGCAATGATAGAACAGGCTTGCTGCGGGATGTGACGTCGGTTCTGGCATCAGAAAAGTCCCATGTCATGGCCATGAATTCAGCCTCGGATGTGAAAACTCAAACCGCCACGATCGATCTGGAATTGGAGCTGTATAACTCAGATGGTCTGTCACGGATATTGACCAAGCTCAGCCAGGTTGAAGGGGTGGCGGATGTACACCGTCACTGA
- the rlmD gene encoding 23S rRNA (uracil(1939)-C(5))-methyltransferase RlmD translates to MAQFFKAKPNRSKQLSAKLQLKVTQLDHLGAGMAQHQGKVVFIPGALPGETVTAQLTEQKKQYARGKLLQIDTPAPSRCAAPCRYYTQCGGCDLQHTDLVTQRQIKSDILVNMLSRACGYDIQLEQPIAGEGWHYRRRARLATWYDKQHKTLTLGFRQEGSKQVIAIDACPVLAEQLSALIAPLSTLLNTLALKTSVGHVELIEVDNGCFVVLRVTQSVSVADKAALAAFAHDRGVTVLLQDNQGQCCDLQGDAVTPAYQVAGFSLAFKPGNFIQVNGDINARMVQQAIDWLAPVAGERVLDLFCGVGNFSLPLAASGAQVIGVEGVPEMVSQASTNASAAGLDNLAFFHGDLSSDLSAEPWLGRVDKLLLDPARAGAFESLQWLKRMKPRKVVYVSCNPSSLSRDCKQLLAQGYRMSRVSLIDMFPQTHHIETMALFEL, encoded by the coding sequence ATGGCACAATTTTTTAAAGCAAAACCAAATAGATCCAAGCAGTTGTCGGCAAAGTTACAGCTGAAAGTGACCCAGTTGGATCATCTGGGCGCGGGTATGGCGCAGCACCAAGGAAAAGTGGTGTTTATTCCCGGTGCCCTGCCAGGTGAAACTGTCACGGCGCAATTAACCGAGCAGAAAAAACAGTATGCCCGGGGCAAGCTATTGCAGATTGATACTCCAGCGCCAAGCCGCTGTGCGGCTCCGTGTCGCTATTATACTCAGTGCGGTGGTTGTGATTTACAACATACTGACTTAGTGACCCAGCGGCAGATCAAAAGTGACATTTTGGTGAATATGCTGAGCCGGGCCTGCGGTTATGACATTCAGCTTGAACAGCCAATAGCTGGGGAGGGCTGGCATTATCGTCGTCGCGCCCGATTGGCAACCTGGTATGACAAACAGCATAAAACCCTGACCTTGGGCTTTCGTCAAGAAGGCAGCAAGCAGGTTATCGCCATTGATGCCTGCCCGGTTCTGGCCGAGCAGTTATCAGCACTGATCGCCCCTTTATCTACTTTACTCAACACCTTGGCGTTAAAAACCTCTGTTGGTCATGTGGAATTGATCGAGGTGGATAATGGCTGTTTTGTAGTGTTACGGGTGACGCAATCGGTCTCTGTTGCAGATAAAGCGGCATTGGCTGCATTTGCTCACGATAGGGGCGTGACCGTCTTACTGCAGGATAATCAAGGCCAATGCTGTGATTTGCAAGGCGATGCTGTAACGCCAGCTTATCAGGTCGCTGGATTTTCCTTGGCATTTAAGCCGGGGAATTTTATTCAGGTTAATGGTGACATTAATGCCCGTATGGTGCAGCAGGCCATTGATTGGTTGGCGCCAGTTGCGGGTGAACGGGTATTGGATCTCTTCTGCGGTGTCGGGAACTTCAGTTTGCCATTGGCAGCATCTGGTGCCCAAGTCATTGGGGTGGAAGGTGTGCCTGAGATGGTCAGTCAGGCCAGTACCAATGCCAGCGCGGCAGGACTGGATAATCTGGCTTTCTTCCATGGCGATTTAAGCAGTGATTTGTCAGCTGAGCCTTGGCTTGGTCGGGTGGATAAACTGCTGTTGGACCCCGCCAGAGCTGGAGCATTTGAGAGTCTACAATGGCTTAAGCGGATGAAACCCCGCAAAGTGGTTTATGTTTCCTGCAACCCATCAAGTCTGAGCCGGGATTGTAAGCAGCTATTGGCGCAAGGGTATCGGATGAGTCGGGTGTCGCTTATCGATATGTTCCCACAAACCCATCATATTGAAACCATGGCATTATTTGAACTTTAA
- the barA gene encoding two-component sensor histidine kinase BarA, whose protein sequence is MNNANDMTKYSLRAWVLVLALAPTVLVGILLGSYFTIDRFYELEQTLIEQGSNIIDPLAIASEPGLEHNDREASKRLLASAQLNRSPLVKSIAIFDRHNQLFVTSHYHKDFEIMRYNGPLDSLRHTEHQTIGDVLILRSPIFDTRASGELQLAASENEPKLAQTGHQEPLGYIALMLNKEKTLLEYHRSAVAAFIIVLIGVQLNLLFTFRLVKNVTQPITEMVRVVAKIREGKLDTRLDGNLIGELDLLKRGINAMAGSLSEYHDEMQQNIDQATSDLRETLEQIEIQNVELDLAKKRALEASRIKSEFLANMSHELRTPLNGVIGFARQLIKTPLHASQQEYIRTIERSATNLLGIINDILDFSKLEAGKMVLENMPFALRDMLDDTIALVAGSAREKGLELVVDIDPDVSDSVSGDAMRVGQIITNLVGNAIKFTDEGSVLLRIRQVGNSKDKVTLRCEVIDSGIGIDESQQEMLFQAFGQADSSISRRFGGTGLGLVITKRLINQMGGQIGFKSSPGDGSTFWFVLPLNASQFPIGGNQSLEKLQGSSITLYEPRELSRNMLLRRLESWDMTVIELKDLSALRRHIREQRRSDYMLLSNQGLSDETELTELLAQCRPLTAHLLLLDDNPLPHLLSEQGRHLVDKVLQPPVGDHMLGRNLMFAGGGEALPAASLPQTMPATRHSLSVLAVDDNLANLKLIDTLLNELVSTVIAVNSGDKAVAQAKNRHFDLIFMDIQMPGTDGITATRQIRQESLNRNTPIIAVTAHAIAEERERILGSGMDGYLAKPIDEAALKGVISRWITRPKFTHFDLHTLNWELCLTQANQKTDLALDMLRMMLDSLPQTISQMETALEQYDESLMLTTVHKLHGASCYCGVPNTQKLCQEIESALKRGSSVAELEPEILELLDELSKVESAAKQVISQLSAEISDDKQDRFLQTPKGA, encoded by the coding sequence ATGAACAATGCCAATGATATGACCAAATACAGCCTGCGGGCTTGGGTGCTGGTTCTGGCATTGGCACCAACGGTTCTGGTGGGGATCCTGCTGGGCAGCTATTTTACCATAGATAGATTCTATGAGCTTGAGCAGACACTGATAGAACAGGGCAGTAATATTATCGACCCATTGGCGATTGCCAGTGAACCCGGGTTAGAACATAACGACAGAGAAGCCAGTAAACGCCTGCTGGCCAGCGCCCAGCTCAACCGCTCGCCTTTAGTGAAATCCATCGCTATTTTTGACCGCCATAATCAGCTATTCGTCACATCCCATTACCACAAAGATTTTGAAATCATGCGGTATAACGGCCCACTGGATAGCTTACGCCACACTGAACACCAAACCATTGGCGATGTGCTGATCCTACGCAGCCCGATTTTTGATACTCGCGCCAGTGGAGAGTTGCAATTGGCGGCCAGTGAAAATGAGCCCAAGCTGGCCCAAACTGGACATCAAGAGCCATTGGGGTATATCGCCCTGATGCTCAATAAAGAAAAAACCCTGCTGGAGTATCATCGTTCGGCGGTGGCGGCTTTTATTATTGTGCTGATCGGAGTGCAATTAAATCTGCTATTTACCTTCCGGCTGGTGAAAAATGTCACCCAGCCAATTACCGAAATGGTGCGTGTGGTTGCCAAAATCCGCGAAGGAAAATTGGATACCCGGCTTGATGGCAATCTGATTGGTGAGTTAGATCTGCTAAAACGCGGTATCAATGCCATGGCCGGGTCTTTGTCGGAATACCATGATGAAATGCAGCAAAATATTGATCAGGCGACCTCAGATCTGCGTGAAACCTTGGAACAGATTGAAATTCAAAACGTAGAGCTGGATTTAGCGAAAAAACGGGCGCTGGAAGCGAGCCGGATCAAATCTGAATTTCTGGCCAATATGTCCCACGAACTGCGCACCCCCTTAAACGGTGTGATCGGCTTTGCCCGCCAATTAATTAAAACGCCGCTACATGCCAGCCAACAAGAATATATCCGCACCATTGAACGTAGCGCCACCAACCTGCTGGGGATCATTAATGATATTCTCGATTTCTCCAAACTGGAGGCGGGGAAAATGGTCTTGGAAAATATGCCCTTTGCCCTGCGGGATATGCTGGATGACACCATAGCGCTGGTTGCTGGCAGCGCCCGGGAAAAAGGGCTGGAGCTAGTCGTCGATATCGACCCTGATGTCAGTGATAGTGTGAGTGGCGATGCCATGCGCGTTGGGCAAATCATCACGAATTTGGTGGGGAACGCAATCAAATTTACCGATGAAGGCAGCGTGCTGCTACGGATAAGACAAGTGGGCAACAGCAAGGATAAAGTCACTCTGCGCTGTGAAGTGATTGACTCAGGTATCGGCATAGATGAAAGCCAACAAGAGATGCTGTTTCAGGCTTTTGGGCAGGCTGATTCTTCCATTTCCCGCCGTTTTGGCGGTACTGGGCTGGGATTAGTGATCACCAAACGCCTGATTAATCAGATGGGTGGCCAAATCGGCTTTAAATCCAGCCCAGGTGATGGTTCAACCTTCTGGTTTGTGTTGCCGCTCAACGCCAGTCAATTTCCCATCGGCGGCAATCAATCACTGGAAAAACTGCAAGGCAGTAGTATCACCCTGTATGAGCCGAGGGAATTGTCCCGCAATATGCTGCTACGTCGGCTGGAAAGCTGGGATATGACGGTCATTGAACTCAAAGACTTATCTGCACTGCGCCGCCATATCCGTGAGCAGCGCCGCAGTGATTATATGCTGCTGAGTAATCAAGGGCTCAGTGATGAAACAGAGCTAACCGAATTACTGGCTCAGTGTCGGCCGCTGACAGCACACTTATTATTGCTGGATGATAACCCCCTCCCCCACTTGCTCAGTGAACAGGGACGCCATTTGGTGGATAAGGTACTACAACCACCGGTTGGCGATCATATGCTGGGTCGTAATCTTATGTTTGCCGGCGGCGGTGAAGCCTTGCCTGCGGCCTCTTTGCCCCAGACGATGCCAGCTACTCGCCACAGTTTGAGCGTGCTGGCGGTGGATGACAATCTGGCCAACCTTAAACTTATCGACACACTGCTTAATGAGCTGGTCAGTACCGTCATTGCAGTAAATAGTGGCGATAAAGCTGTTGCCCAAGCGAAAAACCGGCATTTTGATCTGATATTTATGGATATCCAGATGCCAGGCACTGATGGCATTACGGCAACCCGGCAAATCCGGCAGGAATCACTCAATCGCAACACGCCAATTATTGCCGTCACAGCCCATGCCATCGCAGAGGAGCGGGAGCGTATCCTAGGCAGCGGCATGGACGGTTACCTGGCCAAGCCAATTGATGAAGCAGCACTAAAGGGCGTCATTAGCCGTTGGATCACCCGCCCCAAATTTACCCATTTTGATCTCCACACCCTAAACTGGGAGCTGTGCTTAACCCAAGCCAACCAAAAAACCGATCTGGCTTTGGATATGCTGCGCATGATGCTCGACTCCCTGCCCCAAACCATCAGCCAGATGGAAACTGCTTTAGAGCAATATGATGAGAGCCTGATGCTAACCACAGTACATAAACTGCATGGTGCCAGCTGTTATTGTGGTGTTCCCAACACGCAAAAGCTATGTCAGGAAATTGAGTCCGCCCTAAAGCGGGGTTCCAGTGTGGCTGAGCTCGAGCCAGAAATTCTCGAGTTACTTGACGAGTTAAGTAAGGTAGAATCGGCAGCAAAGCAAGTGATCTCGCAGCTATCAGCGGAAATATCAGATGACAAACAAGACAGGTTTCTTCAAACGCCTAAAGGCGCTTGA
- a CDS encoding YjaG family protein, which translates to MTNKTGFFKRLKALDPLQKQLFATALCQRMYPNYQLFSEVCEFGDAKVLATALELAWQSLYDRKLKFNIDVHLERLDAITPEPTDFIVYGAYPAMDAAVAVTALLSAIQGKQEDDMINISKLSSATVANYIEATLDTELTGDALDDMVFAHEVMQEERELQASLLDIIEQNAKVSADLVKELRREIISSGVSNIGISAE; encoded by the coding sequence ATGACAAACAAGACAGGTTTCTTCAAACGCCTAAAGGCGCTTGATCCCCTTCAAAAGCAATTATTTGCCACCGCGCTATGTCAGCGTATGTACCCTAACTATCAGCTTTTTTCTGAAGTGTGTGAATTTGGTGATGCCAAAGTACTCGCAACGGCACTGGAGCTGGCATGGCAATCTTTGTATGACCGCAAGCTGAAGTTCAATATTGATGTGCATCTGGAACGCTTAGATGCCATTACCCCGGAACCAACCGATTTTATTGTTTATGGTGCCTATCCAGCGATGGATGCTGCGGTAGCAGTTACCGCACTGCTCAGTGCGATTCAAGGTAAGCAAGAAGACGATATGATCAATATCAGTAAATTGTCTTCTGCCACTGTGGCCAATTATATTGAAGCGACACTGGATACCGAACTGACCGGCGATGCACTGGATGATATGGTGTTTGCCCATGAAGTGATGCAAGAAGAACGGGAGCTGCAGGCGTCACTGCTTGATATCATTGAGCAAAATGCCAAAGTCAGTGCCGACTTGGTAAAAGAGCTGCGCCGAGAAATTATCAGCTCAGGTGTCTCCAATATCGGTATCAGTGCTGAGTAA